The Paenibacillus spongiae nucleotide sequence CTGTTAAGTGATATCATCAGCATCGCAATCAAGAGGAAAGCGGGATACAACTTCATATAATGGCTGACGCTGCAGTCGGCTCCGGTACAGCACGATATCGTTAACGGCCCAGCGGAGCGGAGCGCCGTCTTCCGTAAGGGGTATTCTGCAGCTTTCCAGCATGGATGGCTCGAAAGGAACAGGACTCCTGTAATCGCGGGCCAGCGTCAGATGGGGATGGTAGGGGCGGTTCTCTGGCTCGTATCCGAGTGGAGCAAGTCTGCTTAAGATCCGCTTGTTCAGTTGATGCAGCGCATCAAGCTCGCCGCCGATTCCGGCCCATAGGACGGAGGGCTTGTCAGGGCGTCCGAAAGTGCCGGGTGATTCTATGGCAAGCGAAAAAGGCTCCGTTGAGCATGCAGCATGTCGA carries:
- the thpR gene encoding RNA 2',3'-cyclic phosphodiesterase, with the protein product MSILSITSDATQRLFVAVPLSAEFKAAVSVWCDTKVRELPFKKWAHPDDLHITLHFLGDTPGERIAAIEQAVRHAACSTEPFSLAIESPGTFGRPDKPSVLWAGIGGELDALHQLNKRILSRLAPLGYEPENRPYHPHLTLARDYRSPVPFEPSMLESCRIPLTEDGAPLRWAVNDIVLYRSRLQRQPLYEVVSRFPLDCDADDIT